CGTCGAGGACCGGCTCACCGTGGAGAGCCGCATGCTGCTCACCCTGCGGGCCTCCCGCCGCCTCCGGGTGCCCGCGGGCATCGGCGAGCTGATGCGCTACGGCCGCCGCCCCATGCTGCCCCCGCCCCGGGTGCGCACCGACTGCGAGTCCGGCGGCGACTGGGGCATCGCCCTGAACGTCACCGCCCTCAACGACATCGTCGTGGAGAAACTCGCCCGCGACCGGCAGGTCTCCGTCGGCGTCTACATCGCCGGCCGGCTCCTGGCGTCCTACTCCGCCGACGCGCTGCTCGTCGCCACCCCCACCGGCTCCACGGCGTACAGCTTCGCCGCCGGCGGCCCGGTCGTCTCCCCGCGCGCGGACGCCCTGGTCTTCACGCCCGTCGCCCCGCACATGGCGTTCAACCGCTCGGTGGTGGCCGCGCCCGACGAACCCGTGGCGCTGCGCGTGCTGGACCGGTCCGGGCAGGCCGCCGTCAGCATCGACGGGCAACTGCGCGGCGTGCTCGACCCGGGGGACTGGATCGGCGTCTACGCCGCCCCGCGCCGGCTGCGCGCCGTACGGCTGGGCCCGATGGACTTCTACGGCCGGTTGCGCGACCGGATGAACCTCACCGACGCCCCGGCCGCGGTCGCCGACGGGACA
The sequence above is drawn from the Streptomyces sp. SAT1 genome and encodes:
- a CDS encoding NAD(+)/NADH kinase, whose product is MTVQRIGLVVHGGRPEAQAAEETVHAWCDERAVRCTDIDVWHDGGRRDADEEVEAAGDPDLIVTLGGDGTFLRGARLAAEHDALVLGVDLGRVGFLTEVPAAFVRTALDAVVEDRLTVESRMLLTLRASRRLRVPAGIGELMRYGRRPMLPPPRVRTDCESGGDWGIALNVTALNDIVVEKLARDRQVSVGVYIAGRLLASYSADALLVATPTGSTAYSFAAGGPVVSPRADALVFTPVAPHMAFNRSVVAAPDEPVALRVLDRSGQAAVSIDGQLRGVLDPGDWIGVYAAPRRLRAVRLGPMDFYGRLRDRMNLTDAPAAVADGTPAPLWPVTTPPPGDLTHLALPPGPGGAEPHRRPDTPAPGPDAPGSGQPGGPAAGDG